One region of Pelorhabdus rhamnosifermentans genomic DNA includes:
- a CDS encoding heavy metal translocating P-type ATPase, translated as MDTTGKFRLIPGRLRIEVDGLRRNSMLADRLKDHLSAVKGIREATANSLTGRLLVLFNYKIIDFLQIKSEINAVVNSYRKIKEFYAREVFVNQAAATVVAAPVVQVKSNPWLYVLTTGGVLAAITAKRITVGRSPLAASQHVFNLAALTTIVSGYPLFRSGLRGLIRHRRINHDLIIFMASLVLLAMRESLTGLSILWLVHLTNLFQFVAQSKSHAHINKIIQQKQRKLLKLENDCRQEIQAHDIKIGDILALHSGERVPVQGQVIAGQAGINCAAVTGNCLPYWVSEGDTVSAGSFIETGSLQIRVLKVSSVSLMPQQYDICKYEENWHISDRYVNKVMWWSLTAAGLIFLFTRDVARSIAVLLAGSPAAISLARSSATGAAIAQATTQKIYVKEPRALETAGEADTVILDKTGTLTEAVPHVVDIAACSTLSENEVLTFAAAAGQRVCYPYSKVLVLEARRRGLQLPAAVSQLVPRMGVRAQIDAEKEVIIGNQLLMMRERILLSRVRAQVARMELNGNTVLYIAVNKKICGLIAVKDKIKAESFESVAALRCVGIENIALLSGDAAAAAETVAATLDIPYKYGGLLPNEKARMIQNLKRQKYKVIMVGDGINDSQALAASDVGIAMGKIGVGPIIHKADIVIGDDDPRKIAKTVILGKKLNEVVTQNIALAAGLNIIGIALAAARFISPLTAGLLVNISTLGVVLNSGRLFTSKQTSVSSDTMDLQRFAMAKSLIKITHESEGEKALLEKKSWHGMSPEAVCEALSTSDKFGISQEEAGRRRSIYGKNVLAARQKPSFWRQLLDQFKDFMVQVLIGAAALSFALGRSKNALLTVGIVSANAFLGVVQERKAGRSLDALQELAAPQARAIRAGRTAKINASALVSGDVIVLEAGDRVPADARLLTTVHFEVEEASLTGETIPVKKQCLSIERAEVSLGDQKNMVFMGTTVTRGRATAVVVATGMNTEMGKIASLLEEHKEEPTPLQRRLEELGRYLVYGCLGVSGLVFFAGILRGETMINMLQTGVTLAVAAIPEGLSAIVLIALAMGVQRMSKRNIIVRKLSSIETLGSATVICSDKTGTLTQNQMTVREVFSLRGQWKVTGEGYNPTGKFSDNNQFVKPNNLLKKIVTIAALCNNAKLMKTEQTQRQVIPLKSCMKAGWTIDGDPTEGALLALAAKAGINIEQLTETHCRVVEYPFESERCMMSVLCTDKSQQSLLYSKGAPDKILSLCTHYTDGEKIYPLDDEMRKKVEQANDAMASKALRVLACAYRPIDVGSHYQEEITVEESLIFCGLVGMIDPPRSEVPEAIAKCRRAGVKVVMITGDHPSTAKAIGTELGLLDDNSRIVTGWEIDKMTDDELIAAVETARIFARTSPHHKLRIIKAFKSRGEVVAMTGDGVNDAPAVKAADIGIAMGMTGTDVTKEAACMTLADDNFATIVRAMEEGRSIYANIRKAIRYLVATNIGEVVLMFLAAILGMPLPLIPIQLLWINLVGDGLPAVALVNDPPPDDVMEQAPQSSSDSVFANGLGRKVMSRGLIIGVSSLLLYVWKLRVSGSIVAARTLTLAQLAISQFMHLFDCRIEKGMGKAELLSNKWLLAAVALSMGMVVGVIQWPLLQPVFGTVSLTPWEWLLAFIVASITSVLDFWVVGKINLKNLSQRPITALSN; from the coding sequence GTGGATACTACGGGAAAGTTTAGGCTAATACCTGGCCGTTTACGGATTGAAGTGGATGGCCTGCGCAGAAATTCTATGCTGGCAGATCGATTAAAAGATCATCTTAGTGCCGTAAAAGGTATCCGTGAAGCTACAGCTAATTCGCTTACTGGGCGTTTATTGGTACTTTTTAATTATAAAATTATCGATTTTCTTCAGATAAAGTCGGAAATAAATGCCGTTGTCAATTCTTACCGGAAGATCAAAGAATTTTATGCCAGAGAAGTGTTTGTAAATCAAGCGGCGGCAACAGTTGTTGCCGCACCGGTTGTACAGGTAAAATCCAATCCTTGGTTGTATGTACTTACCACTGGCGGTGTCTTAGCAGCTATTACAGCCAAACGGATAACGGTTGGAAGATCACCACTGGCAGCATCACAGCATGTTTTTAACTTGGCGGCACTTACTACGATTGTTTCAGGTTATCCGTTATTTCGCAGTGGTTTACGGGGGTTAATACGGCATAGGCGTATCAATCATGATTTGATTATATTTATGGCTTCGTTAGTATTGCTGGCCATGAGGGAAAGTTTGACAGGTTTGTCCATTTTGTGGCTTGTCCATTTGACAAATCTTTTCCAATTTGTGGCGCAGTCTAAATCCCATGCTCACATCAATAAAATTATCCAACAGAAGCAACGGAAATTATTGAAATTGGAAAATGACTGTAGACAAGAAATACAGGCGCATGATATCAAAATCGGGGATATTCTTGCTCTTCATTCCGGAGAAAGGGTACCTGTTCAAGGCCAAGTCATCGCAGGACAAGCAGGAATCAATTGTGCCGCTGTAACCGGTAACTGCCTACCTTATTGGGTTTCGGAAGGCGATACGGTGAGCGCCGGTTCATTCATAGAAACAGGTTCACTGCAAATCCGTGTGCTCAAGGTGAGTAGTGTCTCTTTAATGCCGCAGCAATATGATATCTGCAAATATGAAGAAAATTGGCATATCAGTGATCGTTATGTGAATAAAGTCATGTGGTGGAGTTTGACGGCCGCAGGTCTTATCTTCCTATTTACCCGGGATGTTGCCCGAAGTATCGCTGTACTGCTTGCAGGATCACCGGCCGCTATCTCCTTAGCGAGAAGTTCGGCGACAGGTGCGGCTATTGCTCAAGCAACGACGCAAAAGATATATGTGAAAGAGCCGCGGGCCTTAGAAACTGCCGGCGAAGCAGATACGGTGATTTTGGATAAAACCGGGACGCTTACTGAAGCAGTACCCCATGTCGTCGATATTGCTGCTTGCAGCACGCTGAGCGAAAATGAGGTTTTGACCTTCGCTGCGGCGGCAGGGCAAAGAGTATGCTACCCGTATAGCAAGGTACTCGTGCTGGAAGCGCGGCGAAGAGGTCTTCAATTACCAGCGGCTGTCAGCCAATTGGTTCCTCGTATGGGAGTTCGCGCACAAATCGATGCAGAAAAAGAAGTTATCATCGGTAATCAGCTTCTCATGATGCGAGAGAGAATTCTACTCAGCAGGGTGAGGGCTCAAGTGGCCAGAATGGAACTCAATGGCAATACCGTTCTTTATATTGCCGTCAACAAAAAAATTTGTGGATTGATTGCCGTAAAGGACAAAATTAAAGCAGAGAGCTTTGAAAGCGTGGCCGCCTTACGCTGTGTAGGGATTGAAAATATTGCCTTGTTATCAGGCGATGCAGCGGCGGCTGCTGAAACCGTTGCAGCGACCCTGGATATTCCATATAAATATGGCGGATTGCTGCCAAATGAAAAAGCAAGGATGATACAAAATCTAAAAAGGCAAAAATATAAAGTAATTATGGTTGGCGACGGTATTAATGATTCACAAGCGTTGGCGGCCAGTGATGTGGGAATTGCCATGGGGAAAATAGGCGTCGGTCCGATTATTCATAAGGCTGATATTGTCATAGGAGATGATGACCCGCGCAAAATAGCCAAAACGGTGATTTTAGGCAAAAAGCTTAACGAAGTCGTCACCCAGAACATTGCTTTGGCCGCTGGTTTAAATATTATTGGAATTGCATTAGCAGCCGCTCGATTTATTTCGCCGCTGACGGCAGGCTTGCTTGTCAATATAAGCACACTTGGCGTGGTTTTGAATTCGGGGCGTCTTTTTACTTCCAAACAAACTAGCGTATCTTCAGATACAATGGATTTGCAGCGCTTTGCGATGGCAAAATCTTTGATTAAAATTACCCATGAGAGTGAAGGGGAAAAAGCCTTATTAGAAAAAAAGTCCTGGCATGGGATGAGTCCGGAAGCGGTTTGTGAAGCCTTAAGTACTTCCGATAAATTCGGAATTAGTCAAGAGGAAGCGGGCAGGCGGCGTTCAATATATGGTAAGAATGTGTTAGCGGCGCGGCAGAAGCCTTCTTTCTGGCGGCAATTACTGGATCAGTTCAAAGATTTTATGGTGCAGGTTTTGATCGGGGCTGCAGCTCTAAGTTTCGCGTTGGGCAGAAGCAAAAATGCCCTTTTGACTGTAGGGATTGTTTCCGCCAATGCATTTCTTGGCGTTGTTCAAGAACGAAAGGCGGGAAGATCTTTAGATGCTCTACAGGAACTCGCTGCGCCGCAGGCCAGAGCAATTCGTGCAGGCCGAACAGCAAAAATCAATGCTTCAGCCTTGGTTTCCGGTGATGTGATTGTGCTGGAAGCTGGCGACAGGGTGCCTGCGGATGCCCGGTTGTTAACTACTGTTCATTTTGAAGTCGAAGAAGCCTCATTGACAGGAGAGACCATACCTGTTAAAAAACAGTGCTTAAGCATTGAGAGAGCTGAAGTTTCATTAGGTGATCAAAAAAATATGGTGTTTATGGGAACTACGGTTACCAGAGGGAGGGCTACGGCTGTAGTCGTTGCCACAGGAATGAACACAGAAATGGGGAAGATTGCATCCTTGCTTGAGGAACACAAGGAAGAACCTACGCCACTGCAACGGCGCCTTGAAGAGTTGGGAAGATATTTAGTTTATGGCTGCTTAGGAGTTTCCGGACTGGTGTTTTTCGCAGGAATCCTGCGAGGGGAAACAATGATCAATATGCTGCAAACCGGAGTTACTTTGGCTGTCGCGGCCATACCTGAAGGCCTTTCGGCTATTGTTCTTATTGCTTTGGCAATGGGTGTTCAGCGAATGAGTAAACGTAATATTATCGTTCGCAAACTTTCTTCCATAGAAACATTAGGTTCCGCTACTGTTATTTGTTCAGATAAGACAGGTACGCTCACACAAAATCAAATGACTGTGCGTGAGGTGTTTTCACTGCGCGGGCAATGGAAAGTTACTGGAGAGGGATACAATCCAACAGGAAAGTTTAGTGATAATAATCAATTTGTGAAGCCAAACAATCTGTTAAAGAAGATAGTGACTATTGCCGCCTTGTGCAACAATGCTAAGCTAATGAAAACGGAACAGACCCAGCGTCAAGTCATACCATTAAAATCCTGTATGAAAGCAGGCTGGACGATTGATGGCGATCCTACTGAGGGAGCTCTCCTTGCGTTAGCTGCTAAAGCGGGAATTAATATCGAACAGTTAACAGAAACTCATTGCCGTGTAGTTGAATATCCATTTGAGTCCGAACGGTGCATGATGTCCGTTTTATGTACGGATAAAAGTCAGCAGTCTTTGTTGTACTCAAAAGGAGCGCCGGATAAGATTCTCAGTCTCTGTACCCATTATACAGATGGGGAAAAGATTTACCCGCTTGATGATGAAATGCGAAAAAAGGTTGAACAAGCTAATGATGCTATGGCATCAAAGGCATTAAGAGTGTTGGCTTGTGCGTATCGTCCTATAGATGTGGGATCGCATTATCAAGAGGAAATAACAGTGGAAGAAAGTTTGATTTTTTGTGGGCTTGTGGGCATGATTGATCCGCCACGGTCGGAAGTTCCGGAAGCCATTGCCAAGTGCCGGCGGGCCGGCGTAAAAGTGGTTATGATTACAGGGGATCATCCGAGCACAGCTAAAGCCATTGGAACGGAATTGGGACTACTTGATGACAACAGTAGAATTGTAACTGGCTGGGAAATTGATAAAATGACGGATGACGAGCTTATTGCGGCTGTGGAAACAGCTCGTATATTTGCCAGAACATCACCTCATCACAAACTACGTATCATAAAAGCGTTTAAAAGCAGAGGCGAAGTAGTTGCAATGACAGGTGATGGAGTGAATGATGCTCCTGCTGTTAAGGCGGCCGATATTGGTATTGCTATGGGAATGACTGGAACGGATGTTACGAAAGAAGCCGCCTGTATGACGTTAGCTGATGACAATTTTGCAACCATAGTGAGAGCGATGGAAGAAGGACGGTCGATCTATGCTAACATACGTAAAGCAATACGTTATTTGGTTGCGACAAATATTGGAGAAGTGGTCTTGATGTTTTTGGCTGCAATATTAGGAATGCCATTGCCGTTGATACCGATACAACTCTTGTGGATTAACCTTGTGGGTGACGGGCTTCCGGCAGTTGCCCTAGTCAATGATCCGCCTCCAGATGATGTAATGGAGCAAGCTCCGCAGTCAAGTAGCGATAGCGTTTTTGCAAATGGTCTGGGACGCAAAGTAATGAGCAGAGGTTTGATTATCGGAGTGAGCAGTCTTTTGTTGTATGTCTGGAAACTGCGTGTTAGCGGCAGTATCGTGGCTGCACGTACTTTAACGCTGGCGCAGCTGGCGATTAGCCAGTTCATGCATCTTTTTGACTGCCGTATAGAAAAAGGCATGGGGAAAGCAGAGCTTTTAAGTAATAAATGGCTGCTGGCTGCTGTTGCTCTATCTATGGGGATGGTTGTCGGGGTTATTCAATGGCCTTTATTACAGCCGGTATTTGGTACTGTGTCTTTAACTCCATGGGAATGGCTGTTGGCGTTTATTGTGGCGTCAATAACTTCGGTTCTTGATTTTTGGGTCGTTGGAAAAATCAATCTGAAGAATTTATCTCAGCGGCCAATAACTGCGTTAAGCAATTAA
- a CDS encoding class I SAM-dependent methyltransferase, which yields MLTTNATFLYKFIQKPKEIGSIVPSSSFLTKKMLANLPWNNIETLVELGAGTGVFTEFITENKKESCQIFVIEHDYDMRKNLKIKYPTFHYGAKAEKLNWLLQRYDLPQVDCIVSGLPFAAFSESLREKIMLAVNDSLKPGGIFVAFQYSLQMRKTLKKHFREVIIGFVPLNIPPAFVYYCRK from the coding sequence ATGCTGACAACGAATGCTACATTTTTGTATAAATTCATCCAGAAACCAAAAGAAATTGGTAGTATTGTTCCGAGTTCGTCATTTTTGACTAAGAAAATGTTGGCGAACTTACCTTGGAATAATATTGAAACACTTGTTGAATTAGGCGCGGGAACAGGAGTTTTCACCGAATTTATTACAGAAAATAAAAAAGAATCGTGTCAAATATTTGTTATAGAACACGACTATGATATGCGGAAAAACTTAAAGATTAAATATCCCACATTCCATTATGGTGCTAAGGCAGAGAAATTAAACTGGCTTCTACAGAGATATGATTTACCTCAAGTTGACTGCATTGTATCAGGATTACCCTTTGCTGCTTTTTCAGAGTCTTTGCGTGAAAAAATTATGTTGGCGGTTAATGATTCCCTCAAGCCGGGAGGCATATTTGTTGCTTTTCAATACTCTTTGCAAATGAGAAAAACATTGAAAAAGCATTTTAGGGAAGTAATAATTGGGTTTGTTCCATTAAACATACCACCCGCTTTTGTCTATTACTGCCGAAAATAG
- a CDS encoding pentapeptide repeat-containing protein: MVKALAKSKLIPPNLSQKLPLTHITAFHDEDCIKLSLIQDCTFEAQNATNIAFSQVLFKNVIFNCIHWPFAKITDTIFEKCDLSNVDFSQCFMDRVRLTNCKLVGIDMTETYLRNTVFDDCNAAYSVLRYTDCKKVNFHNSSFAEADFYSATLNDVSFAHCNLDKVQFSGTKLAGIDLSTCQFYQLGLTPDNLRGCIIAPEQAIALANIFGVIIKE; encoded by the coding sequence ATGGTTAAAGCATTGGCTAAATCAAAATTAATACCGCCGAATCTTTCCCAGAAATTACCATTAACACATATAACTGCTTTTCATGACGAAGACTGTATTAAACTCAGTCTCATACAAGACTGTACATTTGAAGCTCAGAATGCCACAAACATTGCTTTTAGCCAAGTCTTATTCAAAAACGTTATTTTTAACTGCATTCATTGGCCTTTTGCTAAAATAACTGATACCATCTTTGAAAAATGTGATCTCTCCAATGTGGACTTCAGTCAATGTTTTATGGATCGTGTCCGGTTAACCAACTGCAAGTTAGTTGGTATCGACATGACCGAAACATATTTAAGAAATACTGTCTTTGATGACTGTAATGCCGCCTATTCCGTGTTACGCTACACGGATTGTAAGAAAGTTAACTTTCACAACTCTTCTTTTGCTGAAGCCGACTTTTATTCCGCCACACTAAATGACGTAAGCTTTGCGCATTGTAATCTTGATAAAGTTCAATTTTCAGGAACTAAGCTTGCCGGAATCGATCTTAGCACATGTCAATTCTATCAGCTAGGCCTAACCCCGGATAATCTGCGCGGTTGTATAATCGCTCCTGAACAAGCAATCGCTCTGGCTAATATATTTGGGGTGATTATTAAAGAGTAA